One region of uncultured Methanolobus sp. genomic DNA includes:
- a CDS encoding VWA domain-containing protein, with product MIDFQQPLVMLLIIPIIAAGFYYLKKGAKKSLVISRIIVLSLLIAALASPYTVVTSETVDDTPDLIIISDETNSMKLFENETATELYEALTEKTSTSIVKLTGESTALGDAIVQYSTGDNQIVLVTDGNSNTGEDIESALDYAQEMGTTVYYVQPEITSNDLSVKIEGDKDVVIDTENQFEVVVTQTTEQQTSFSYELYKDDILIRSAKKTFTGRETKITVPQVEFSKLGTHTLNIIIYPSGSDVDPINNEFYKAIYVIPKPEIRTVGLDADSPLGYVLYNLYDVSSSGELKNIDDKKAIVIDNTDESDFSDEDVEQLKDYLNDGRGIVVVGGDGSYNFGDYLDSSFEEILPVRSEPTDWTGGRNVVLLIDTSSSMLDYRIEDDLISNAISFITDDDVRDSYAGVITFSGSGFDITDGLLYLGTQANIDFIVNKLTNDLSFSSTESDLNEGLAVADEWLDEQEGELEIVIISDGAIGYAYDETLDIANSLHKKGISFYFLQIDTNDPSQPFQYDDDGNYYAETLMQEVEGTHLLLEEGEIADISLGESTSDPSSNGTQADDLSLVEINTRHFITKNIDVDGSITGYNDVTPKAGADRLVITSTGKPVLTTWRYGLGRVAAITTDNGYGNDKMWATQLYSGNNSKLIAATVNWAISNPREETGAVVVAEDSWYGSSVDIELTMYEEGVPTLKFNDEEVELSLVGNDIYEATIYPAYIGIHDLSGYPLAINYAIEYRDVGLNEKLPSLIKSYGGEVFTVNKARSGLFEEAQSNAVKEVNESVSQKIYFLLIALIIFLAEVIIRRIKEIREMKQLEKEITHEA from the coding sequence ATGATAGATTTTCAGCAACCTCTAGTAATGCTATTGATCATCCCGATAATTGCAGCAGGTTTTTATTATTTGAAAAAAGGCGCAAAGAAAAGTCTTGTCATTTCACGTATAATTGTTCTTTCACTTCTTATTGCAGCTCTTGCTTCACCTTATACCGTAGTTACAAGTGAAACTGTTGATGATACTCCTGATCTTATCATCATTTCAGATGAAACAAACAGTATGAAACTGTTTGAGAATGAAACTGCAACCGAACTGTACGAAGCTCTTACAGAAAAGACATCCACTTCAATTGTCAAGCTTACAGGGGAAAGTACTGCCCTTGGAGATGCAATTGTACAGTACTCAACCGGAGACAATCAGATAGTACTGGTTACAGACGGCAACAGTAATACTGGCGAAGATATAGAATCTGCTCTTGATTATGCTCAGGAAATGGGAACAACTGTGTATTACGTACAACCGGAAATCACATCAAATGATTTAAGTGTCAAAATAGAAGGAGATAAAGATGTAGTTATTGATACTGAAAACCAGTTTGAAGTTGTTGTCACCCAGACGACAGAGCAGCAAACTTCATTTAGTTACGAACTCTATAAAGATGACATACTAATAAGAAGCGCTAAGAAAACATTTACGGGCAGGGAAACAAAAATAACAGTCCCACAGGTAGAGTTTTCTAAACTTGGTACGCACACACTAAATATAATTATATACCCTTCTGGTTCTGATGTTGATCCAATTAACAATGAATTCTATAAAGCTATCTATGTAATACCAAAACCCGAGATCAGAACAGTAGGACTGGATGCAGATTCACCTCTTGGGTATGTATTATACAACCTGTACGATGTTTCAAGTTCCGGTGAACTTAAAAACATAGATGATAAAAAAGCTATTGTTATTGATAATACAGATGAAAGTGATTTTAGTGATGAAGATGTTGAGCAACTAAAAGATTATCTGAATGATGGAAGAGGAATTGTAGTTGTTGGAGGAGATGGCTCCTACAACTTCGGCGATTACCTGGATTCATCCTTTGAAGAGATTTTGCCTGTAAGATCTGAACCAACTGACTGGACAGGTGGAAGAAATGTTGTCCTCCTTATTGACACCTCAAGTAGTATGCTTGATTATCGTATCGAAGACGATCTTATCTCAAATGCAATTTCGTTTATAACTGACGACGATGTAAGAGATTCCTATGCAGGTGTTATAACTTTCAGCGGTTCAGGTTTTGATATTACTGATGGACTATTATATTTAGGAACACAGGCCAATATTGATTTTATCGTAAATAAACTGACCAATGACCTTTCTTTTAGTTCAACTGAAAGCGACCTAAATGAAGGACTTGCAGTTGCTGATGAGTGGCTTGATGAACAGGAAGGAGAACTTGAGATAGTAATAATCTCGGATGGTGCAATTGGCTATGCCTATGATGAAACATTGGATATTGCAAATTCACTTCATAAGAAAGGCATCAGTTTTTATTTCCTGCAAATCGATACCAACGACCCTAGCCAGCCATTTCAGTATGATGATGATGGAAATTATTATGCAGAAACATTGATGCAGGAAGTTGAAGGGACGCACCTCTTGCTAGAAGAAGGAGAAATAGCCGACATCAGTCTGGGTGAAAGTACATCAGATCCATCATCTAACGGGACCCAAGCTGATGACCTGTCTCTTGTTGAAATTAATACCAGACACTTCATCACAAAGAATATCGATGTTGATGGAAGTATCACGGGATATAATGACGTTACACCGAAAGCCGGAGCTGACAGGCTTGTGATTACAAGCACCGGTAAGCCGGTATTAACCACCTGGAGATACGGACTTGGCAGAGTGGCAGCAATTACGACAGATAATGGTTATGGCAATGATAAAATGTGGGCTACCCAGCTATATTCCGGGAATAATTCCAAATTGATAGCTGCAACTGTAAATTGGGCAATTAGCAATCCCAGAGAAGAAACAGGAGCAGTTGTGGTGGCAGAAGATTCATGGTACGGATCATCTGTGGATATTGAACTTACAATGTATGAAGAAGGAGTTCCGACCCTCAAATTCAATGATGAAGAAGTTGAACTCTCACTTGTTGGTAATGATATCTATGAAGCCACTATTTACCCTGCTTATATCGGAATACATGACCTTTCCGGGTATCCTCTTGCTATAAATTATGCCATTGAATATCGTGATGTAGGACTTAATGAAAAATTGCCTTCACTGATAAAATCATATGGTGGTGAGGTCTTCACGGTAAATAAGGCCAGATCTGGATTATTTGAAGAAGCGCAAAGTAATGCAGTGAAAGAAGTTAATGAAAGTGTCAGCCAGAAGATCTACTTCCTGCTTATTGCCCTCATAATCTTCCTTGCTGAAGTCATTATAAGAAGAATTAAAGAGATCAGAGAGATGAAGCAACTGGAAAAAGAGATCACACATGAAGCCTGA